The DNA segment GACTCATGTTCAACCTGCTCTAAATAAAGTGATTTTTCTAGCAAAAAAATTCCAAAACAGTATTATTATTGCTGTTATTATTTTTGAAATCAAGTAATAAAAACCTAATTCTGATGTGAAAAACCATATGAATAGTTCATTTAAAACCAAGCCTATAACACCGATAACTGCAAAAATACTAAATTCAATGGTTTTATTATTAATATTGCGTTGATCAAAAACCCAACTAATACTAAATAAATAGTTAGTAATCAGACCTAAAATAAATGCAATAGCTGCAGATGTGATGTAATAAATTCCAAAATAATCTGTTAATATGAATAATGAAAGAAAATCCACAATAAATGCAGCTCCCCCCACAAATACATATCTAAAGAATTGAATTTTTGTGCTGCTGGTTGGATGTTTCAATAATTCCCTTGTCAAATTTTTTATTTCTGATTTATCTTTAATTTTCATTTGCCTTCCCACTAACAAATTAGAATAATATCTTTAATAATACAATGTCATTGTAACTTTAAGAACTAGGAAATAGGAAATCCGTTGCAACCTATATTTTAAAATATGAAATCCTCCCTTTTAAAAAATCATTAGTATGCTTTTTATGGATATAGCAAAAAATTTCGTGATACCTATTAAAATATGTGCAATTAGAGATTGTACAGTACTGTTTTCCAGTGCCTTTGGTATTCATTTTTTTGGATTTATATTGAGGTATAATAATTTTTTTCCATTAATTAA comes from the Methanobacterium sp. genome and includes:
- a CDS encoding GtrA family protein, producing the protein MKIKDKSEIKNLTRELLKHPTSSTKIQFFRYVFVGGAAFIVDFLSLFILTDYFGIYYITSAAIAFILGLITNYLFSISWVFDQRNINNKTIEFSIFAVIGVIGLVLNELFIWFFTSELGFYYLISKIITAIIILFWNFFARKITLFRAG